The stretch of DNA CGCGCCTATGCCAAGGCGTTTTCCGAAGATGAACTAAAGGCAATCGCTGCATTCTACGCTTCACCGGCCGGTAAGAAGCTTCTGGCGGAAGGCCCTATCGTTACGCGTGAAGTCGTACGCGCCGCCAATATCTGGCAAAATGGAGTCGCGCGCGATCTGGCCCGTAATGTGGGCGAAGTTCTGGTAGCGCAGGCCCGTTCATCTGCCGGTGAACAGCAGCCGGAACAGCCCGACCAGCAGTGATCTCCGCATAATGTGAGCGGATTTAAAAGCCCGGCGACTTGGCCGGGCTTTTTCTTTTGTCTACATATGATGCACAAATGATTAGCGGCCGTGAGCCGTCCCTGTTTCGATGGAGTGTTTTTGATGACCGCTTATGATTTCGACCTTTTTGTTATCGGTGGCGGTTCGGGCGGTGTGCGTGCGGGACGTCTTGCTGGCGCCATGGGAAAGAAGGCGGGGCTCGCGGAAGAATATCGTATGGGCGGGACCTGCGTGATCCGCGGTTGCGTACCAAAGAAGCTTTTTGTCTATGCATCGCAATTTCCCGAACATTTTGAAGATTCAGCCGGTTATGGCTGGAGTGTGGGCAAAAGCCAGTTTGATTGGAAGAAATTGCTCGCAGCCAAGGATAAGGAAATCGACCGTCTCGAAGGGCTTTATCGAAAAGGGCTTGAAAACTCTGACGTCGAGATTTTTGCAAGCCGGGCCCAACTGATCGATGCGCATACCATTGAGTTAGTGGCATCGAAACGGCGCGTGACGGCCGAGCATATTCTGGTTGCCACTGGTGGCCGGCCCAACATGCATGAGGCGCTTCCGGGGAATGAATTCTGCATCAGTTCCAACGAAGCCTTTCATCTTGAAGAATTGCCAGAGGCAATCGTCATAGCTGGCGGTGGCTATATCGCAGTGGAGTTTGCCAATATTTTTCACGGCCTAGGTGTGAAGACAACGCTGGTTTATCGTGGGCAGGAGATTCTTTCACGCTTCGACCACGATTTGCGTCATTTGCTGCACGAAACCATGGAAGCAAAGGGTATCCGCATTATTTGCGGTGCTGTTTTCCAAAAAGTTCGCAAACAGTCTGACGGTACCTTGTCGATTGCCCTTTCCAATGGCGAAATGCTTGAAGCAGGGCAGGCGTTGCTCGCACTTGGACGCACTCCGAACACCGACGGTCTTGGCCTCGAACAAGCCGGGGTCAAGTTGGACGCGCTCGGTGCGATTGAAGTGGATGATTATTCGCGCACCAGCGTGTCCAACATCTGGGCGGTCGGCGACGTCACCAACCGCGTGCAACTCACACCCGTCGCGATCCACGAGGCTATGTGTTTTCTGGAAACGGCTTTTAAGGATAATCCGACCAAGCCCGATCATGATTTGATCGCAACGGCAGTTTTCTCGCAGCCGGAAATCGGAACCGTGGGCCTTTCGGAAGAGGAGGCTGGCAAAAAATATCCTGAGGTCGAGGTCTATCGCGCCTTATTCCGCCCGATGCGGAATACGCTTTCGGGCCGCACCGAAAAAATGCTCATGAAAATCATCGTCGATGCCGAAAGCCGCAAGGTGGTGGGTGCCCATATCATGGGGCCGGATGCTGGCGAAATGGCGCAACTTCTCGGCATCTCGCTGAAGGCTGGTGCGACCAAGGACGATTTTGATCGCACAATGGCCGTGCATCCAACGGCTGCGGAGGAACTGGTGACGATGTACAAGCCGAGCTACCGTCTTGTACGTGGCGAAAAAGTCGACGGATGAATCTTTCGCCGCTTATATGACCGTGTTAACGAATATTGCTGGCATAAAACCTGTGTCTGCATTATATCCGCCCTACGCGCGCGCCGGGTCTGTTCAAAAACTGTCAGTTTTCTACGGGAAAAGACTGTAAAAGTGCAATTCCGGCATCCGTGCAAGGAGGCTATAATCCGATAATTATTGAGCGGATATTGAAACAGGTGCTACCATGACGAAGAACTGGACCCCGCATTCCTGGAGAAACAAACAGATCAAGCAGGTGCCGTTTTATCCTGACGCACAGGCATTGAACGATGTTGAGGCCCGTCTTCGCACTTATCCGCCACTGGTTTTTGCAGGTGAGGCACGCAAACTCAAGCAGCAGCTTGCAGCGGTCGCCGAAGGGCAGGCATTTCTGCTTCAGGGCGGAGATTGCGCCGAAAGCTTTGCCGAGCATGGCGCGGATAATATCCGCGATTTCTTCCGCGTGTTCTTGCAGATGGCAGTCGTCTTGACCTTTGGTGCGTCCAAGCCTGTGGTCAAGGTTGGCCGTATCGCCGGTCAGTTCGCAAAGCCACGCTCGTCCGACATGGAAACCAAGGACGGTGTCGAGCTGCCATCCTATCGCGGTGACATCATCAATGGCATCGATTTCGATAGCGCATCGCGCATTCCCGATCCCCAGCGTCAGGATATGGCGTACCGTCAGTCGGCGGCAACGCTCAATCTGCTGCGTGCTTTCGCACAGGGCGGCTATGCCAATCTGGAAAACGTGCACCAGTGGATGCTTGGTTTTGTCGGCAAGAGCCCGCAGGCCGAACGTTATGCCGCTCTGGCGCAGCGCATATCCGAAACGATGAATTTCATGCGTGCTATCGGCATTACCTCCGACAGCAACCATGCGCTGCGTGAAACGGATTTCTACACCAGCCATGAAGCACTGCTTCTGGGCTATGAAGAAGCGCTGACCCGCGTCGATTCGACTTCCGGCGATTGGTATGGGACCTCCGGTCATATGATCTGGATCGGTGATCGTACGCGTCAGGCCGATCATGCGCATATCGAATATTGCCGCGGCATCAAGAACCCGCTTGGCATGAAATGCGGCCCATCCCTGCAGCCGGATGATCTCATTCGTCTGATTGATCTGCTCAATCCTGAAAACGAAGCCGGTCGTCTGACACTGATTGCACGTTTTGGTTACGACAAGGTTGGCGATCATCTGCCGCAGCTTATCCGCGCCGTGGAACGCGAAGGCCGCAAGGTCGTGTGGTCCTGCGATCCGATGCATGGCAATACAATCACTGCAGGCGGCTACAAGACGCGTCCGTTTGATCGGATTCTTAAGGAAGTCGAAACCTTCTTCGCTATTCATTATGCGGAAGGCACGCATCCGGGCGGCATTCATATCGAAATGACCGGCAAGAATGTGACAGAATGCACAGGCGGCGCACGCGCCATTTCGGCAGACGACCTGCATGATCGCTACCACACGCATTGCGACCCGCGTCTGAATGCCGATCAGGCTCTGGAACTTGCTTTCCTGTTGGCCGAACTTCTCAAAAAAGAGCGCGATGCCGGTGTCGAAAGACAGGTTGCGACGGCATAATAGCGATTAGAAAAAAGACAAACGGGCAGGGCGGAGATTTCAATCTTCGCCCTGTTGCTTTTCGGCTAGACTTGTTTAGACCTTTGCGTGCTCGCAACTGATACTGGATATTCGGGAGCTATGCATGCAGCGTCTTTTTCTCGCATTTATCAATTCCATGCGCGCGCTGCGCTATCTTGCAGGCAACGAGAAGGCGGTTCAGCAGGAACTTGTTTTGTTTCTGATATCCTTGCCTTTGGCGTTTTTTCTTGCTCCCACTTGGCTGGCATTTCTGATGATGACAGGATCAATCCTGTTTCTTCTGATGATTGAAATTCTGAACACGGGTATCGAAGCCGCTTGTGACGCGATTTCGCTTGATTTTCATAAAGAGATACAGATTGCCAAGGATTGCGGTTCGCTGGCAGTGCTGATTTCAACTATTTTCACCTTCACGGTCTGGGCTTATATTCTGATCGACACCTATTTGCTCTGACAAAGCAGACAGAGATTGGTCGTCTGCGTTGCAATCGGCCCTCAAAGCAGGCTAAAGCTGGGCTATGATCAGTGCATCCGAGAATCTTACCATGCTTCGTATTGCTGTGGCCCAGCTCAATCCCGTCATGGGAGATATTGCCGGAAATTTGGCTCGTGCGCGTTCTGCCCGTAAGCAGGCAGCCGCCATGCAGGCCGATCTCATCCTGTTTACGGAATTGTTCATCGCGGGCTATCCGCCGGAAGATCTGATATTAAAACCGTCTTTCGTGGAAGCCTGCGAAAAGGCCGTGCTGGAACTGGCTGTCGATACAAAAGATAGTGGGCCGGGTGTCATTATCGGCACGCCGCTAAAGCGTGAAAGCGGATTGCATAATGCCGTCATGGTGCTTGATGGCGGTGAAGTGATTGCTGAACGTTTCAAGGTCGATCTGCCCAATTACGGTGAATTCGACGAAAAGCGCGTGTTCCAGCCGGGTCCGCTGCCCGGCCCCGTTAATTTTCGCGGTGTGCGGATTGGTATTCCGATCTGCGAGGATATCTGGGGCGACCTGGCTGTCGCGGAAACGCTGACTGAGAGCGGCGCGGAAATCCTGCTGGTACCCAATGGATCGCCTTATCATCGCGACAAGATGGACCGGCGTTATCAAGTGGTTCTCAAACAGGTGATCGAGACAGAACTGCCGATGCTTTACGCCAACCAGATTGGCGGGCAGGACGAATTGATTTTTGACGGTGCGTCATTCGCCTTCAATGCCGACAAATCGCTTTGCCTGCAAATGCCGCAATTTGACGAATCCATTACACTCACCACCTGGAAGCGCGAGGGTGAGGGATGGCGTTGCGAGGAGAGTGAAAAGGCCGACCTGCCGGAAGGCATGGCAGCCGATTATGCGGCCTGCATGCTGGGCTTGCGTGATTATGTCAATAAAAACGGCTTTAAGGATGTCGTCCTTGGCCTTTCCGGCGGCATCGATTCAGCCATATGCGCGGCCATGAGTGTCGATGCACTGGGTAAGGATCGTGTGCGCTGCATCATGCTTCCTTATCGCTACACCTCCGATGAATCACTCAAAGACGCCGCTGACTGCGCTCAAGCGCTTGGCGTGCGTTACGATATCGTTCCGATTGCAGAGCCTGTCGAAGGTTTCCTGAGTGCGCTGCAACCGCTTTTTGCCGATACTGAAAGCGGTGTTACGGAAGAAAATCTGCAAAGCCGCACACGTGGCACGATTTTGATGGCGGTTTCCAACAAATTTGGCTCGATGGTTGTCACCACCGGCAACAAGTCGGAAATGTCGGTTGGTTATGCCACGCTTTATGGCGATATGAATGGTGGGTTCAATCCGATCAAGGATGTCTACAAGATGCAGGTCTATGCCATGTCGGCATGGCGCAATGAAAATGTTCCCCACGGTGCACTCGGGCCATCCGGTGAAGTGATCCCGCAAAATATCATCTCCAAGGCACCATCGGCGGAGCTGCGCGAGAACCAGACCGATCAGGACAGCCTGCCGCCCTATCCGGTGCTGGACGATATTCTGGAATGTCTGGTCGAAAACGAGATGAGCAATGCTGAAATTGCCGCTCGCGGTCATCCGTTAGAGACTGTGCAACGCATCGAGCATCTGCTTTATCTGGCTGAATACAAGCGGCGACAATCGGCACCGGGCGTAAAAATCACCAAGAAGAACTTTGGACGTGATCGCCGTTACCCGATTACCAATCGTTTCCGCGACCGCTGAAAGACATAAAAAATGACTGTTACCGTTCGTTTTGCCCCGTCGCCGACGGGCTATATTCATATCGGCAATACGCGAACCGCTCTGTCCAACTGGCTTTATGCGCAAAAGAACAACGGCAATTTCATCCTGCGCTATGACGATACCGACGTCGAGCGGTCGCGCGATGAATATGCCAAGGCCATCGCGGTTGATCTTGAATGGCTTGGCATCCGTCCCGACCGGGTTGAATATCAGTCCAAGCGCTTTGATATTTATGCCAGGGCCGTTGAAAAGCTGAAACAGGCAGGGCTGCTTTATGCCTGCTATGAGAGCGCCGATGAACTCGAACGTCGCCGCAAGCTCAGGCTGGCCCGTCGTTTGCCACCGGTCTATGGCCGTGAGGCACTAAAGCTCACCGATGCCGAAAAAGCGGCATTTGAAGCCGAAGGCCGCAAGCCGCACTGGCGTTTCCTTCTGCCGAACTTTGCAAGCGATCCTTTCGTCACTGAGCGCACAGAAGTCCATTGGGACGATCTGGTACGCGGACCGCAAGTGGTTGATCTGGCATCAATGTCCGATCCGGTGCTGCTTCGTGAAGACGGAACTTATCTCTACACCTTGCCTTCGGTCGTGGATGATATCGATATGGGCGTCACCCATATTATTCGCGGCGACGACCACGTTACCAATACCGGCGTGCAGATGGCGATTTTTCGTGCGCTCGGTGCGCAAGCTCCTGCTTTCGGCCACCACAATCTGCTCACCACCACGACCGGCGAAGGGCTGTCCAAGCGCACGGGTGCGCTTTCAGTAGGCTCGCTACGCGAGAACGGTTATGAGCCGATGGCGGTGGCGTCACTCGCCGTGCTGATTGGTACGTCGGAAAATGTTTCCGCAGCCTCCACCATGGAAGCCTTGGCCGAGCATTTCAGTCTCGCATCGATCACGAAGTCGGCGGCCAAATTCGACCCTTCGGAACTGGACACACTCAACCGTTCGCTTCTACACGAGATGACTTTTGAGAGCGCCAAACCGCGTCTTGAGGCGTTGGGGATCATGGGCGAAAAAACGGAAGCTTTCTGGCTTGCCGTGCGCGGTAATCTCGATCATTTCAACGATGTGCAGCACTGGTGGCAGGTCGTAAGCGGTGATTTGTCAGAACTGCCGGAGCTTTCCGAGGAAGACCGCGCCTTTGTGCAAGATGCTTTCACACTGTTGCCGGACGGTCCTTGGGATCGTGACACATGGAAACAATGGACAGATGCCGCAAAAGCGCAGAGCGGTCGCAAGGGCAAGGGCCTGTTCATGCCGCTGCGTCTTGCGCTGACAGGACAGGCGCATGGCCCGGAGCTAGCCGATCTTCTGGTCTTGATGGGGCCGGAAAAGGTTCAAAGCCGCAAGCCCTGAACTATCGACGAACTAAAAAAGCGGGCATGGTGTGAACCGTGCCCGCTTTTTTCATGTGTTGAAAACGGATTATTTGTGCTGCTTTGCCGTGGTCGCCGGTGCTTCTCCCGCGCGCTGCAGCGCTTCGACCACGGCCAGCGCCGTCATATTGACCACGCCACGCGAAGTAACGGACGGTGTGAGAATATGCGCGGGACGGGCCGCACCCAGCAGGATCGGGCCGACATGCAGCGCATCGGTGACGCTTTTAACCACATTAAGCGTGATGTTGGCGGCATCGAGGTTTGGGAACACCAGAAGATTGGCTTCGCCCTTCAGGCGTGAATTCGGAAACACACGATCGCGCATGGCCTGCGAAAGGGCTGAATCACCATGCATTTCGCCGTCCGATTCAAGGTCCGGGGCTTTTTCGGCCAGAAGGGCAGCAGCTTTGCGCATTTTTTCCGCGCTTGCACTTTCCTTGGAGCCAAAATTGGAATGCGACACCAGCGCCACTTTCGGCACGATGCCGAAACGGTCGATTTCCCTGGCTGCAAGAATGGCGATTTCCGAAATCTCATCTGGGGCCGGATCGACATTGACATAGGTATCGGTCAAAAACAGTGCACCGCGCTGCGAAATCAAAAGGCTCAGCGCGGAATAATCATGAATGCCCGGCACCTTGCCGATGATCTGTCCGACAACGCGCAAGTGACGCTCGAAACGACCTTCCAGACCGCAGATCATGGCGTCCGCCTCGTCACGCATGACGGCAAGGGCGGCAATGGCCGTTGAATTGGTACGCACGATGGTGCGTGCCGCTTCCGGCGTAATACCCTGACGGCCTGTGAGCGACAGATAAAGATCGACATAATCGCGATAGCGCGGATCGTCTTCGGGGTTGATCAGCTCAAAATCCACACCGGCGCGGATTTTCAAGCCATAACGGCGCAGTCTTGTATCCACGACCTGGGGACGGCCAACAAGAATGGGAGACGCGATGCCTTCCTCGACCACCACCTGTGCGGCGCGCAGCACGCGTTCGTCTTCACCATCGGAATAGATGACGCGCTTAGGCTTTTCCTGCGCGCGGGCGGCGGCAAAGACCGGCTTCATGATGAGGCCGGAGCGGAAAACGAAACGGTTGAGCCTGTCGAGATAGGCCTCCATGTCCTCGATCGGGCGCGTGGCGACGCCTGTTTCCATGGCGGCCTTTGCAACGGCTGGCGCAATGCGCAGAATCAGTCGCTGATCGAACGGGGAAGGGATGATATAATCCGGGCCAAAGGTGGGCGTGTCGCCGGAATAGGCGCGGGCAGCAACATCGGACGGCTCCTCACGCGCAAGTCCCGCAATGGCGCGAACAGCGGCCAGCTTCATCTCTTCATTGATCGCGGTCGCACCGACATCCAGCGCACCGCGGAAAATGTGCGGGAAGCACAAAACATTGTTGACCTGGTTGGGGTAATCCGAACGTCCAGTGCAGATCATCGCGTCAGCGCGCGCGCTGCGCGCTTCTTCCGGCATGATTTCGGGCTTGGGATTGGCCAGCGCCATGATCAGCGGCTTTTCGGCCATCTGTTTGAGAAGTTCAGGTTTGAGCACACCCGCCGCCGAAAGACCGAGGAAGACATCCGCGCCGCCAATGACTTCGGCAAGTGTGCGGGCATCGGTCTTTTGCGCGTAAACTTCCTTCCAGCGGTCCATCAGCGTGTTGCGACCATCATAGACCACGCCTTCAATGTCGCAGACCCAGATGTTTTCGCGTTTTGCACCCAGATTGACCAAAAGATTGAGGCAGGCAAGCGCTGCCGCACCCGCACCGGACGTCACGATCTTTGCGTCCGTGATGCTTTTTCCGGCCAGTTCAAGGCCATTCAATACAGCGGCTGCGACGATGATT from Brucella sp. BE17 encodes:
- the gor gene encoding glutathione-disulfide reductase; its protein translation is MTAYDFDLFVIGGGSGGVRAGRLAGAMGKKAGLAEEYRMGGTCVIRGCVPKKLFVYASQFPEHFEDSAGYGWSVGKSQFDWKKLLAAKDKEIDRLEGLYRKGLENSDVEIFASRAQLIDAHTIELVASKRRVTAEHILVATGGRPNMHEALPGNEFCISSNEAFHLEELPEAIVIAGGGYIAVEFANIFHGLGVKTTLVYRGQEILSRFDHDLRHLLHETMEAKGIRIICGAVFQKVRKQSDGTLSIALSNGEMLEAGQALLALGRTPNTDGLGLEQAGVKLDALGAIEVDDYSRTSVSNIWAVGDVTNRVQLTPVAIHEAMCFLETAFKDNPTKPDHDLIATAVFSQPEIGTVGLSEEEAGKKYPEVEVYRALFRPMRNTLSGRTEKMLMKIIVDAESRKVVGAHIMGPDAGEMAQLLGISLKAGATKDDFDRTMAVHPTAAEELVTMYKPSYRLVRGEKVDG
- a CDS encoding diacylglycerol kinase encodes the protein MQRLFLAFINSMRALRYLAGNEKAVQQELVLFLISLPLAFFLAPTWLAFLMMTGSILFLLMIEILNTGIEAACDAISLDFHKEIQIAKDCGSLAVLISTIFTFTVWAYILIDTYLL
- the gltX gene encoding glutamate--tRNA ligase, which codes for MTVTVRFAPSPTGYIHIGNTRTALSNWLYAQKNNGNFILRYDDTDVERSRDEYAKAIAVDLEWLGIRPDRVEYQSKRFDIYARAVEKLKQAGLLYACYESADELERRRKLRLARRLPPVYGREALKLTDAEKAAFEAEGRKPHWRFLLPNFASDPFVTERTEVHWDDLVRGPQVVDLASMSDPVLLREDGTYLYTLPSVVDDIDMGVTHIIRGDDHVTNTGVQMAIFRALGAQAPAFGHHNLLTTTTGEGLSKRTGALSVGSLRENGYEPMAVASLAVLIGTSENVSAASTMEALAEHFSLASITKSAAKFDPSELDTLNRSLLHEMTFESAKPRLEALGIMGEKTEAFWLAVRGNLDHFNDVQHWWQVVSGDLSELPELSEEDRAFVQDAFTLLPDGPWDRDTWKQWTDAAKAQSGRKGKGLFMPLRLALTGQAHGPELADLLVLMGPEKVQSRKP
- a CDS encoding NADP-dependent malic enzyme, encoding MTKKKTTTPALSDFDEAALFFHRYPKPGKLEIQATKPLGNQRDLALAYSPGVAAPCLAIQDDPALAADYTARGNLVAVVSNGTAVLGLGNIGALASKPVMEGKAVLFKKFADIDVFDIEIEAHDINHIVDVVAALEPTFGGINLEDIKAPECFDVEEQLRAKMNIPVFHDDQHGTAIIVAAAVLNGLELAGKSITDAKIVTSGAGAAALACLNLLVNLGAKRENIWVCDIEGVVYDGRNTLMDRWKEVYAQKTDARTLAEVIGGADVFLGLSAAGVLKPELLKQMAEKPLIMALANPKPEIMPEEARSARADAMICTGRSDYPNQVNNVLCFPHIFRGALDVGATAINEEMKLAAVRAIAGLAREEPSDVAARAYSGDTPTFGPDYIIPSPFDQRLILRIAPAVAKAAMETGVATRPIEDMEAYLDRLNRFVFRSGLIMKPVFAAARAQEKPKRVIYSDGEDERVLRAAQVVVEEGIASPILVGRPQVVDTRLRRYGLKIRAGVDFELINPEDDPRYRDYVDLYLSLTGRQGITPEAARTIVRTNSTAIAALAVMRDEADAMICGLEGRFERHLRVVGQIIGKVPGIHDYSALSLLISQRGALFLTDTYVNVDPAPDEISEIAILAAREIDRFGIVPKVALVSHSNFGSKESASAEKMRKAAALLAEKAPDLESDGEMHGDSALSQAMRDRVFPNSRLKGEANLLVFPNLDAANITLNVVKSVTDALHVGPILLGAARPAHILTPSVTSRGVVNMTALAVVEALQRAGEAPATTAKQHK
- a CDS encoding NAD+ synthase — translated: MISASENLTMLRIAVAQLNPVMGDIAGNLARARSARKQAAAMQADLILFTELFIAGYPPEDLILKPSFVEACEKAVLELAVDTKDSGPGVIIGTPLKRESGLHNAVMVLDGGEVIAERFKVDLPNYGEFDEKRVFQPGPLPGPVNFRGVRIGIPICEDIWGDLAVAETLTESGAEILLVPNGSPYHRDKMDRRYQVVLKQVIETELPMLYANQIGGQDELIFDGASFAFNADKSLCLQMPQFDESITLTTWKREGEGWRCEESEKADLPEGMAADYAACMLGLRDYVNKNGFKDVVLGLSGGIDSAICAAMSVDALGKDRVRCIMLPYRYTSDESLKDAADCAQALGVRYDIVPIAEPVEGFLSALQPLFADTESGVTEENLQSRTRGTILMAVSNKFGSMVVTTGNKSEMSVGYATLYGDMNGGFNPIKDVYKMQVYAMSAWRNENVPHGALGPSGEVIPQNIISKAPSAELRENQTDQDSLPPYPVLDDILECLVENEMSNAEIAARGHPLETVQRIEHLLYLAEYKRRQSAPGVKITKKNFGRDRRYPITNRFRDR
- a CDS encoding 3-deoxy-7-phosphoheptulonate synthase class II — protein: MTKNWTPHSWRNKQIKQVPFYPDAQALNDVEARLRTYPPLVFAGEARKLKQQLAAVAEGQAFLLQGGDCAESFAEHGADNIRDFFRVFLQMAVVLTFGASKPVVKVGRIAGQFAKPRSSDMETKDGVELPSYRGDIINGIDFDSASRIPDPQRQDMAYRQSAATLNLLRAFAQGGYANLENVHQWMLGFVGKSPQAERYAALAQRISETMNFMRAIGITSDSNHALRETDFYTSHEALLLGYEEALTRVDSTSGDWYGTSGHMIWIGDRTRQADHAHIEYCRGIKNPLGMKCGPSLQPDDLIRLIDLLNPENEAGRLTLIARFGYDKVGDHLPQLIRAVEREGRKVVWSCDPMHGNTITAGGYKTRPFDRILKEVETFFAIHYAEGTHPGGIHIEMTGKNVTECTGGARAISADDLHDRYHTHCDPRLNADQALELAFLLAELLKKERDAGVERQVATA